From the Romeriopsis navalis LEGE 11480 genome, the window CACTAATGACTGCGCCCATGCGGTACTCGCTACCCGCCGCAACGTCGATCACCTCATTCGCGGCATTCGCCGTTTCGACACAGACGAAGCGTTTGTAGTCCGCATCATCCAGGTCTGCCATATTCGCGGCAATCTCCGACCAGGGATTCCAGACGATCGCGGTCTTACTGCCAGTGGAGGCAATGTTGATCTTGCGGCCCAGTGCGCCATCGTCGATCGTCAGCTGGGGTGCGACATTTAGGTAGACTCGATCGACTTCACTGCTGATGCTAATGTCGCCGGTTTGGGCTTTTTGCTTGCCCCCATCGACTTTGTCGAGGTATTCCGTGCCACCCAGGCCTATGACTTTCGTTTGGGCAATGTCGCCGATCGTGAAGTAGGTGTGCAGTGCTTGGGTGATCGGGAAAGCCTGATCGCCAGTATTCACGGTGACTAGCTCCACTTTGAGTGTGTCGCTAACGGTGATTTCGATGCTGAATTTGAAGGACTGTGGCCAAATTGCTTGGGTTTCCGCGCTGTCGCTCAAGCCGAGGATTACCTGGGTGCCATCAGCGACAGCCGCTGTGGAAATAACTTGCCACATGCGATTCCGCATTAAGCCGTGGCTGGCCCGGCCTTTGCCTTCGGGGTCGGGACCAAACCAAGGCCAGCAGATGGGAATCCCCCCTTTAATCGCTTTGCCTTCTGCGTAGTAAGCCTTGTCGCTCAAGAACATTACATCGGCTGCTTCACCCGTGGGCTGAAACGATAGCACCTGGCCGCCATAGACCGAAATCGTCGCTTTGGCTTTGCCGTTGTCCACTTCGATGATGGGGAAACCACCTTTGCCTTCGACAAATTTTAGTTGTCCGTCGATGGCGTGATCGGTGTTGAGTTGGGCGATCGTCATAGGGGTTTCTCCTCTGGTCAAGCCGTTGGTAGCGGCAGTGCATTGCCGTTTGCTCTGTCATTGTCTATCAGCGATGTCGCCTGGCACAAGTGATCCAGGCGACAGGTTGGGGCCGTGGTGGCCGGGTTATTCCGCTTCGACGAGCTGTTTGAGACTCTGTAAGCCATTCTCGTAGTCGGCCCCCACGAGGGAATCCAGCAGCAATCCGGCATAGCTGCTAATCGGCTTGAACAAAAACGGGGTATTCTCCCGCACATTGGTATTGAGACCCCAGGTAATGCGCGTTCCGTCTGCTTCGGGGACGAGATTAAACGTCGCATCAGCCAGACCTTGTCCATCAAATTCAAGATGGGTTTGGAGTGTGTTCGGGGCATCGATCTGGGTGATTTGTTGGGAGCCACTGCCGACCTCGGGATTATCACTGGCCCAAGTCATTTGTTGGCCCACACCCGACCCGCTAACTTTCATCTCGGTATTGGCATCGATCTTGGCCCAGGGCGACCAATCGTTCCATTGTTGCAAGTCACCGACATGGGCGAAAACTTGCTCGGCGGGGGCATTAATCACAATTTGACGTTCGACGTGGACCTGTGCCGGGAGTAAGAATCCGGCGCAGAACACGACCACGACTAAACCCATCAGGAT encodes:
- a CDS encoding D-hexose-6-phosphate mutarotase — encoded protein: MTIAQLNTDHAIDGQLKFVEGKGGFPIIEVDNGKAKATISVYGGQVLSFQPTGEAADVMFLSDKAYYAEGKAIKGGIPICWPWFGPDPEGKGRASHGLMRNRMWQVISTAAVADGTQVILGLSDSAETQAIWPQSFKFSIEITVSDTLKVELVTVNTGDQAFPITQALHTYFTIGDIAQTKVIGLGGTEYLDKVDGGKQKAQTGDISISSEVDRVYLNVAPQLTIDDGALGRKINIASTGSKTAIVWNPWSEIAANMADLDDADYKRFVCVETANAANEVIDVAAGSEYRMGAVISVTR
- a CDS encoding SRPBCC family protein, coding for ILMGLVVVVFCAGFLLPAQVHVERQIVINAPAEQVFAHVGDLQQWNDWSPWAKIDANTEMKVSGSGVGQQMTWASDNPEVGSGSQQITQIDAPNTLQTHLEFDGQGLADATFNLVPEADGTRITWGLNTNVRENTPFLFKPISSYAGLLLDSLVGADYENGLQSLKQLVEAE